GCTAACGTACTGCTTCGGCGCAGAGTATCGCCGGTTAAAGGCGTTTACGCCGTTGACGTCTATGGGCTGAGCGAACAACCGCTGCCGGGCGTGGCGAATATCGGTACGCGTCCAACGGTTGCCGGCCTGCGTCAGCAGCTGGAAGTGCATCTGCTGGATGTATCAATGAATATGTACGGACGTCATATTGACGTCGTGCTGCGCCAAAAAATACGTAATGAGCAGCGTTTTCCCTCGCTGGATGCGCTTAAAGAGCAAATTGCTAAAGATGTGGTGACTGCCCGCGAATTTTTTGGGCTTAAAACACCGGTGTAACAACCGAAACACGGAATCGAGAATCTGATGAGTGACTATAAATCTACCCTGAATTTGCCGGAAACGGGGTTCCCGATGCGTGGCGATCTCGCCAAACGCGAACCGGGTATGCTGCAACGCTGGACTGATGACAACCTGTACGGCATCATCCGCGCCGCCAAAAAAGGGAAAAAAACCTTTATCCTGCACGATGGCCCTCCGTATGCGAACGGCAGCATCCACATTGGTCACTCAGTTAATAAGATTCTGAAAGATATTATTATCAAGTCCAAAGGTCTGTCGGGCTTCGATTCGCCGTACGTCCCGGGCTGGGACTGTCACGGCCTGCCGATCGAACATAAAGTCGAGCAGATGATCGGTAAGCCGGGCGAGAAGGTCAGCGCCGCGGAGTTCCGCGAAGCCTGCCGTAAATATGCGGCGGAGCAGGTTGCCGGCCAGAAAAACGACTTTATCCGTCTGGGCGTGCTGGGTGACTGGGATCGTCCTTATCTGACGATGGATTTCCACACCGAAGCCAATATTATCCGTGCGCTGGGCAAAATCATCGGCAACGGTCATTTGCATAAAGGCGCTAAGCCGGTGCACTGGTGTCTGGACTGCCGTTCCGCGCTGGCGGAAGCGGAAGTGGAGTATTACGACAAAACCTCGCCTTCTATCGACGTGATGTTCAACGCGACTGACGCGGCGGCGGTGGCGGCGAAATTTGGCGCAGCCCAGGTAACAGGGCCGATTGCGCTGGTTATCTGGACGACTACGCCGTGGACCATGCCAGCCAACCGCGCGATTTCACTGCATCCTGAATTTGAATATCAGCTGGTGCAGATCGACGGACGCGCGTTGATTCTGGCGAAAGATCTGGTTGAGAGCGTCATGCAGCGCGCAGGCGTCAGCGAGTGGACGGTGCTGGGCGCCACCACCGGCGCGACGCTGGAACTGATGCGTTTTCAGCATCCGTTCCTTGCCTTTGACGTACCGGTGGTGCTGGGCGAGCACGTTACGCTGGATGCCGGTACCGGTGCGGTGCATACCGCCCCCGGCCACGGCCCGGACGACTATGTGATCGGTCAGAAATATGGCCTGGAAACCGCCAACCCGGTCGGTCCGGACGGCACTTATCTGCCGGGAACATATCCGTCGCTGGACGGCGTCAACGTTTTTAAAGCTAACGATATGATCGTTGAGCTGCTGCGTGAAAAGGGCGCGCTGCTGCATGTAGAAAAAATGCAGCACAGCTATCCCCACTGCTGGCGCCATAAAACGCCGATTATCTTCCGCGCCACGCCGCAGTGGTTTATCAGCATGGATCAGAAAGGGCTGCGCGCGCAGTCGCTGAAAGAGATCAAAGGCGTGCAGTGGATCCCGGACTGGGGTCAGGCGCGTATTGAGTCGATGGTCGCCAACCGTCCTGACTGGTGCATCTCGCGTCAGCGCACCTGGGGCGTACCGATGGCGCTGTTCGTGCATAAAGAAACCGAACAGCTGCATCCGGATACGCTGGCGCTAATGGAAAAAGTGGCGCAGCGCGTAGAGCAGGATGGCATTCAGGCGTGGTGGGATCTCGATCCGCGCGATCTGATGGGCGACGACGCCGACAACTACATGAAAGTGCCGGATACGCTCGACGTCTGGTTCGATTCAGGTTCAACGCATGCTTCCGTGGTCGATGTGCGTCCGGAGTTCCACGGCCACAGCGCCGATATGTATCTGGAAGGTTCGGATCAGCATCGCGGCTGGTTTATGTCCTCGTTGATGATCTCTACGGCGATGAAAGGCAAAGCGCCTTACCGTCAGGTATTGACGCACGGCTTTACCGTAGATGGTCAGGGCCGCAAGATGTCCAAATCGCTGGGCAACACCGTTAGCCCGCAGGACGTAATGAACAAGCTGGGCGCCGATATTCTGCGTCTGTGGGTCGCCTCGACCGATTACTCCGGCGAAATGGCGGTATCCGATGAGATCCTGAAGCGTTCTGCCGATGCCTATCGTCGTATCCGCAACACCGCACGCTTCCTGCTGGCTAACCTTAACGGCTTCAATCCTGAAACCGATCTGGTGAAACCGGAAGAGATGGTGGTGCTGGATCGCTGGGCGGTGGGCCGTGCGCAGGCGGCGCAGGCGGACATTATTGAATCTTACGCTAACTATGACTTCCATGAAGTCGTGCAGCGCCTGATGCAGTTCTGTTCGGTCGAGATGGGCTCTTTCTATCTGGATATCATTAAAGATCGCCAGTACACCGCGAAAAGCGACAGCGTGGCGCGCCGCAGCTGCCAGAGCGCGCTGTGGTATATCGTCGAGGCGCTGGTGCGCTGGATGGCGCCGATCATGTCCTTTACCGCTGACGAAATCTGGGGCTACCTGCCGGGCAAACGCGCGCAGTATGTCTTCACCGAAGAGTGGTACGACGGCCTGTTTGGGCTGGATGAAGGCGAATCGCTGAATGACGCTTACTGGGCTGAACTGCTGAAAGTGCGCAGCGAAGTGAATAAGGTGATTGAGCAGGCGCGCAGCGACAAACGTATCGGCGGTTCGCTGGAGGCGACGGTCACGCTGTATGCCGACGCCGCGCTGGCGGAGAAACTCACCGCTCTGGGCAATGAGCTGCGCTTTGTGCTGCTGACTTCGGGCGCGCAGGTGGCGGATTATGCGCTGGCACCGGAAGAGGCGCAGCAGAGCGAGGCGTTAAAAGGTCTGAAAATCGCCCTGCACAAAGCGGAAGGTGAGAAATGCCCGCGCTGCTGGCATTACACTACCGATATTGGACTGGACGCCGCGCACCCGGATATCTGCGGACGCTGCGTCACTAACGTGGCCGGAAACGGCGAAGAGCGTAAGTTTGCCTGATGCGTAAATCTCTGTTTGCAACCGGACTGCGTTGGCTCTGGCTGGTGGTGGTGGTAATCGGTATCGATTTGGCCAGTAAGCTATGGGTAATGAACAACATGGCGCTGCATGAAACGATACCGGTGATGCCATATCTCAACCTGTTCTATGCCCATAACTACGGGGCGGCTTTTAGCTTCCTCGCGGATAAAGGCGGCTGGCAGCGCTGGTTCTTTGCGGGTATCGCCATCGCGATTGCGGTGGCGCTGCTGGTGATGATGTACCGTACCGCCGCCAGCCAAAAAATTAACAACATTGCCTACGCGCTGATCATTGGCGGCGCGCTGGGTAACCTGTTTGATCGCGCCTGGCACGGTTTCGTGGTCGATTTCATCGACTTCTATATTGGCGGGTGGCATTTCGCCACCTTCAATATTGCCGATTGCGGTATCTGCGTCGGCGCCGCGCTGATCGTGTTGGAGGGCTTCTTCACGCCCTCCGGTAAACAGGCGAAGCAAAAGGGTAAGGCATGACCGATTCTGTACAGCGCGACAGCGCGGTGCTGCTGCACTTCATCCTGAAACTGGAAGATGGCTCCACGGCGGAATCAACCCGCGCCAATGGCAAACCGGCGCTGTTTCGCCTGGGCGATGGCAGCCTGTCGGCACCGCTGGAGGAAGAGCTACTTGGGTTGCAGGCTGGCGCTAAAAAAGCGTTTGCGCTGGAGCCGGAAGCCGCTTTCGGCAATGTGATCCCCGACCTGATTCAGTACTTTTCCCGTCGTGATTTTATGCAGGCGGGCGAGCCGGAAATTGGCGCCATTATGCTGTTTACCAGTATGGACGGCAGCGAAATGCCGGGCGTGATCCGTGAAATCGCCGGGGATTCGATTACCGTCGATTTCAATCATCCCTTAGCGGGCCACAGGGTTCACTTCGATATTGAAGTGCTGGAGATCAATCCGGTTCTGGAGAGCGACGCATGAGAATTTTGTTAGCGAACCCGCGTGGCTTCTGTGCTGGCGTTGATCGTGCCATCAGCATTGTCGAGCGGGCGCTGGAAATGTATGGCGCGCCGATTTATGTGCGTCATGAAGTGGTGCATAACCGCTACGTGGTGAACAGCCTGCGTGAGCGTGGGGCGATTTTTATTGAAGAAATTACCGAAGTGCCGGATGGCGCGATCCTGATTTTCTCCGCGCACGGGGTTTCTCAGGCGGTGCGCGCCGAGGCAAAAGCGCGTCAGCTCACCATGCTGTTTGATGCCACCTGTCCGCTGGTGACCAAAGTCCATATGGAAGTGGCGCGCGCCAGTCGCAAAGGAACCGAAGCGATTCTGATCGGCCATGCGGGCCATCCGGAAGTGGAAGGCACCATGGGGCAATACAGCAATGCACAGGGCGGTATGTATCTGGTGGAATCGCCGGAAGATGTGTTTAAGCTGCAGGTGAAAAATGAAAACAACCTGTGCTTTATGACGCAAACCACGCTGTCGGTTGATGATACCTCTGCAGTGATCGATGCGTTGCGTCAGCGCTTCCCTAATATCGTTGGGCCGCGCAAAGATGATATCTGCTACGCTACCACTAATCGTCAGGAAGCGGTACGTAGTCTGGCTGCCGAGGCGGATGTGGTTCTGGTTGTCGGCTCTAAAAACTCATCCAACTCCAACCGGCTGGCAGAGCTGGCTCAGCGTGCCGGTAAGCGTGCGCAGCTGATCGACTCCGCCGCCGATATTCAGGAGAGCTGGTTGCAGGGCATTGCGTGCGTTGGCGTTACCGCGGGCGCTTCCGCGCCGGATATTCTGGTACAGGAAGTTATTCAGCGGCTACGTGAGTTTGGTGGCGAAGAGGTGACTGAACTGAGCGGACGCGAAGAAAATATTGTTTTTGAAGTGCCCAAAGAGTTACGTCTCGAAACCCGTCAGATTGTTTAATCGCTACGCCCGGAATGCTGTCAGGTTCCGGGCGCTTTCCTCTTTGCCCTTCCATCCTGAAGCCGATCGGGCGTAGATTTTACTCATGTCCTCCCGCTGCATTGAGTTGTCTTAGGGCTTGCAGTAGCATTTTTCCGTTGCTCCCCTTCCAACGTTAACCACTCGCTGAGTAGCCAGAGTGCGTGGGACTGTGTGCGACGCCCTAATCATAAAGTTAAAAGGAGTTACTAATGAGAGAATTACAACGTACTGAGATTCAAGCGGTTAGCGGCGCGGCTATCTCTGCCGATGCCATGCTGGGCATGGGCTATGCTGGCCTGGCGTTAACCATTCCGGTTATTGTGGGCGGCGCCATTCTTGGCGTGCCTACTCTGGGGCTGGGTTTTATCGCTATGACGGCAGGTATTGTCGGCACGGCGATATCAGGCGGGATGACTATTATGGGCATCGTTATGTCCGCTATCAGCAAAGGCAAAAACAAGCCTGCTCCGGTTCCTGAACCGGTTACTCCAGTAGAATAACCTTTTCTGTGAGGTGTGATCGTTAACCGTCAAGCGTTTAGCTCCGCGCGCCGTAAGCCCTTTACGGCGCATTTTCCCTTTGATCAATCTGCATAAGTTACTTTTCTGATAATACCTTGCCTGCGGCATAAAATTCTTATTATCTGATTTAATGGTGGCGCGTCCCGCACCCGCTGTTTAACCTAATTGCGCTTTGTATGCACAGACTTGAGTCAGGAATGAATAAATATGAGTAATGATATCCGCATAGCCATTATCGGCGCACCAGGACGAATGGGACGACAGTTAATCCAGGCGATAGAGCAGACTGACGGCGTCTCGCTTGGCGCCGCTCTGGCGCGGGAAGGTTCCTCGCTGGTAGGCAGTGATGCTGGCGAGTTGGCAGGCATCGGTAAGCTTGGCGTGACCGTGAGCGATAGCCTTGAAGCAGCAGTGAATCATTTCGATATCTTGATCGACTTTACCCGCCCGGAAGCGACGCTTACCTGGCTGGATTTCTGCCGCCGCCATAAAAAAGGGATGGTGATTGGCACCACTGGGTTTGATGAAGCGGGTAAAGCAGCAATTAAACAGGCTGCGCAAGAGATTGCCATCGTCTTCGCCGCTAACTTCAGCATTGGCGTTAATCTGATGCTAAAGCTGCTGGAAAAAACGGCAAAAGTTATGGGCGATTATGCGGATATCGAAATTATCGAAGCGCACCATCGCCATAAAGTTGATGCGCCATCGGGTACCGCGCTGGCGATGGGGGAAGCTATCGCTGATGCGATGGACTGGTCGCTTAACGAACATGCGGTATACGCACGCGAAGGGCATACCGGCGAGCGCAGCGCGCAAACTATCGGATTTGCTACCGTTCGCGCCGGCGATATTGTCGGCGAGCATACTGCGATGTTTGCAGATATTGGCGAGCGTCTGGAGATAACGCATAAGGCTTCCAGTCGCATGACATTTGCAAAAGGCGCGGTTAAGGCTGCTGTATGGGTTAACGCCAAAAAAGAGGGCCTTTATGATATGAGAAACGTGCTTAATCTTGATGATTTATAAATAATTTAAAGTATAATTGATTTTTATTCTCTATAACTGATTGAATTTTATGGGCTGATTTATCAGCCCTTTTTTATTCCATTTAAAATGTCAATTACATGTTAATTTTATGGTTAAATCCATTTTTTGACATGATTTTATGCTTTCTGTGGTGTCTGAAATAAGAAATTTGACCATTTGGTCTACTTTTTAGAGCGGTCAGATGATTTTTCGCAGCTGTCTAAGCAGGCAATCGGTTTTCTGGCCATGAATTGCCTGCTTTTTAGGGCTAATCTTAGGGTTTTGCCTCAGGATGGCTGAAATAAACATAAAAAAATGCCTTTTGGGTAGACATTCCTCAAGTCGATCATTAGAATGCGCGCAATTTGCCAAAAATCGACTGTAGCAGCGGTTTTTGCATTGATTCAGCCATGCGTTATGAATTAATATGCAAATATTATGACTGTTTATTCCCTGGAGGACGTTTTGAATAAGTCAGCGATTTTGGTTCTGGAAGACGGAACCCAATTCCACGGTCGGGCCATTGGGGCGACAGGATCGGCGGTGGGAGAGGTAGTTTTCAATACTTCAATGACCGGTTATCAAGAAATCCTCACAGATCCTTCCTATTCCCGCCAGATTGTCACTCTCACTTATCCCCATATCGGTAATGTCGGCACCAATGTCGCAGATGAAGAATCCTCGCAGGTACATGCGCAGGGCCTGGTGATTCGTGATTTGCCGCTGATCGCCAGCAACTATCGCAATGAAGAAGGGCTGTCTGCTTACCTGAAACGCAACAATATCGTGGCCATCGCCGATATCGATACGCGCAAACTCACGCGTCTGCTGCGTGAAAAAGGCGCGCAAAACGGCTGCATCATTGCTGGCGATACGCCGGATGCGCAGCTGGCGCTGCAAAAAGCACAGGCCTTTCCGGGGCTGAAAGGCATGGATCTGGCAAAGGAAGTCTGTACCCGCGAAACCTACAGCTGGACGCAGGGAAGCTGGACACTGACCGGCGGACTGCCTGTGGCTAAATCCGCAGAAGAGCTGCCTTACCATGTGGTCGCTTACGATTTTGGCGTGAAGCGTAATATTTTACGTATGCTGGTGGATCGCGGCTGTCGCCTGACGGTAGTGCCGGCGCAGACCTCGGCAGAAGAGGTGCTGAAGCTCAATCCGGACGGCATTTTCCTGGCAAACGGCCCGGGCGATCCGGAGCCATGCGACTACGCTATCCGCGCTATTCAGCGCTTTCTGGCAACGGAAATCCCGGTATTCGGCATCTGCCTCGGCCATCAGTTGCTGGCGCTGGCCAGCGGAGCCAAAACGGTAAAAATGAAGCTGGGTCACCACGGCGGCAACCATCCGGTAAAAGAT
This Mixta hanseatica DNA region includes the following protein-coding sequences:
- the carA gene encoding glutamine-hydrolyzing carbamoyl-phosphate synthase small subunit; this encodes MNKSAILVLEDGTQFHGRAIGATGSAVGEVVFNTSMTGYQEILTDPSYSRQIVTLTYPHIGNVGTNVADEESSQVHAQGLVIRDLPLIASNYRNEEGLSAYLKRNNIVAIADIDTRKLTRLLREKGAQNGCIIAGDTPDAQLALQKAQAFPGLKGMDLAKEVCTRETYSWTQGSWTLTGGLPVAKSAEELPYHVVAYDFGVKRNILRMLVDRGCRLTVVPAQTSAEEVLKLNPDGIFLANGPGDPEPCDYAIRAIQRFLATEIPVFGICLGHQLLALASGAKTVKMKLGHHGGNHPVKDLDNDTVMITAQNHGFAVDEKDLPANLRVTHVSLFDQTVQGIHRTDKPAFSFQGHPEASPGPHDAAPLFDHFIELIEAARAGQK
- the ispH gene encoding 4-hydroxy-3-methylbut-2-enyl diphosphate reductase translates to MRILLANPRGFCAGVDRAISIVERALEMYGAPIYVRHEVVHNRYVVNSLRERGAIFIEEITEVPDGAILIFSAHGVSQAVRAEAKARQLTMLFDATCPLVTKVHMEVARASRKGTEAILIGHAGHPEVEGTMGQYSNAQGGMYLVESPEDVFKLQVKNENNLCFMTQTTLSVDDTSAVIDALRQRFPNIVGPRKDDICYATTNRQEAVRSLAAEADVVLVVGSKNSSNSNRLAELAQRAGKRAQLIDSAADIQESWLQGIACVGVTAGASAPDILVQEVIQRLREFGGEEVTELSGREENIVFEVPKELRLETRQIV
- the ileS gene encoding isoleucine--tRNA ligase, with the protein product MSDYKSTLNLPETGFPMRGDLAKREPGMLQRWTDDNLYGIIRAAKKGKKTFILHDGPPYANGSIHIGHSVNKILKDIIIKSKGLSGFDSPYVPGWDCHGLPIEHKVEQMIGKPGEKVSAAEFREACRKYAAEQVAGQKNDFIRLGVLGDWDRPYLTMDFHTEANIIRALGKIIGNGHLHKGAKPVHWCLDCRSALAEAEVEYYDKTSPSIDVMFNATDAAAVAAKFGAAQVTGPIALVIWTTTPWTMPANRAISLHPEFEYQLVQIDGRALILAKDLVESVMQRAGVSEWTVLGATTGATLELMRFQHPFLAFDVPVVLGEHVTLDAGTGAVHTAPGHGPDDYVIGQKYGLETANPVGPDGTYLPGTYPSLDGVNVFKANDMIVELLREKGALLHVEKMQHSYPHCWRHKTPIIFRATPQWFISMDQKGLRAQSLKEIKGVQWIPDWGQARIESMVANRPDWCISRQRTWGVPMALFVHKETEQLHPDTLALMEKVAQRVEQDGIQAWWDLDPRDLMGDDADNYMKVPDTLDVWFDSGSTHASVVDVRPEFHGHSADMYLEGSDQHRGWFMSSLMISTAMKGKAPYRQVLTHGFTVDGQGRKMSKSLGNTVSPQDVMNKLGADILRLWVASTDYSGEMAVSDEILKRSADAYRRIRNTARFLLANLNGFNPETDLVKPEEMVVLDRWAVGRAQAAQADIIESYANYDFHEVVQRLMQFCSVEMGSFYLDIIKDRQYTAKSDSVARRSCQSALWYIVEALVRWMAPIMSFTADEIWGYLPGKRAQYVFTEEWYDGLFGLDEGESLNDAYWAELLKVRSEVNKVIEQARSDKRIGGSLEATVTLYADAALAEKLTALGNELRFVLLTSGAQVADYALAPEEAQQSEALKGLKIALHKAEGEKCPRCWHYTTDIGLDAAHPDICGRCVTNVAGNGEERKFA
- the dapB gene encoding 4-hydroxy-tetrahydrodipicolinate reductase encodes the protein MSNDIRIAIIGAPGRMGRQLIQAIEQTDGVSLGAALAREGSSLVGSDAGELAGIGKLGVTVSDSLEAAVNHFDILIDFTRPEATLTWLDFCRRHKKGMVIGTTGFDEAGKAAIKQAAQEIAIVFAANFSIGVNLMLKLLEKTAKVMGDYADIEIIEAHHRHKVDAPSGTALAMGEAIADAMDWSLNEHAVYAREGHTGERSAQTIGFATVRAGDIVGEHTAMFADIGERLEITHKASSRMTFAKGAVKAAVWVNAKKEGLYDMRNVLNLDDL
- the lspA gene encoding signal peptidase II, producing MRKSLFATGLRWLWLVVVVIGIDLASKLWVMNNMALHETIPVMPYLNLFYAHNYGAAFSFLADKGGWQRWFFAGIAIAIAVALLVMMYRTAASQKINNIAYALIIGGALGNLFDRAWHGFVVDFIDFYIGGWHFATFNIADCGICVGAALIVLEGFFTPSGKQAKQKGKA
- the fkpB gene encoding FKBP-type peptidyl-prolyl cis-trans isomerase yields the protein MTDSVQRDSAVLLHFILKLEDGSTAESTRANGKPALFRLGDGSLSAPLEEELLGLQAGAKKAFALEPEAAFGNVIPDLIQYFSRRDFMQAGEPEIGAIMLFTSMDGSEMPGVIREIAGDSITVDFNHPLAGHRVHFDIEVLEINPVLESDA